The following is a genomic window from Neisseria zalophi.
ATGGAGCCGATTATTATGGTGGTGCTCGGTTCGATTATCGGGGTGATTTTGGTTGCCATGTATCTGCCGCTGTTTAACTTGGGTAACGTGGTGGGCTGATATATGTTACAAGCGTTCAACGAGCTGGCACCGTTTGTGGTGCCGCTTTCTATATTATTTGGGTTGTTGGTCGGCAGTTTTTTAAATGTGGTGATTTACCGTGTACCAGTGATGATGGAACGTAGTTGGACAGTATTTGCCAAAGAACATCTTGGTATGCAAGCAACAGAAGAAGAACTACGGCCGTTTAATTTAATCAAACCCGATTCCCGTTGCCCTAAATGCGAAAGCCCGGTTAAGCCTTGGCAGAATATTCCTGTTATTAGTTATTTGCTGCTGCGCGGTCGGTGTGGAACATGCAAGACACCGATTAGCAAACGTTATCCGGCCATAGAGTTGTTGACGGCACTATTATTCGGTATTGTGGCTTGGCGTTATGGCTGGAGTATGGTGACATTGGGCGGGTTACTTTTTACCGCCATGTTGGTGGCGTTGACTTTTATCGATGCCGATACGCAATATTTGCCCGACCAGTTAACTTTACCGTTGATATGGATCGGGTTGCTGTTTAACTTAAATGGTGCTTTTGTACCGCTTTATTCGGCGGTATTAGGCGCATTTTGGGGTTATATGGCTTTATGGCTATTGTGTTATATCTATAAACTCCTGACCGGCAAAATCGGTATGGGTGGCGGTGATTTTAAATTGTTGGCTGCTTTGGGTGCCTGGCTCGGTGTCGGTATTTTACCGGTATTGGTTTTTATGTCGGCATTTATCGGTATAATCATGGCTGTGATTATGAAGGTGGCTAAAGGCCAGCAGTTTGCATTCGGCCCCAGCTTGGCAATTGCCGGGTGGATTATTTTTATTGCCAATGACGAAGTGATGGCATTAGTTCGTTGGTGGTTGAACAGCTCAGGGTTTTAATATGGCATATTGGGTAGGGCTGACTGGTGGAATTGGTAGCGGTAAATCACAGGTTGCGGCAGCTTTTGCCGATGCCGGTGTGCCTGTTATCGATGCCGATGTTATCAGCCGTTCTTTAACGGCTGATAACGGCAAAGCCTTGCCAGAAATTCGAACACAGTTCGGCGACGATATTTTTGATCAAGACGGCCGTCTGAATCGTGCACAATTACGTGATTTGGTTTTCAGACGGCCTGAAGCCAAACAGCAGTTGGAAGCTTTAATGTTTCCTTTGATTTTGTCGGAAATAAAACAACAGCAGCAGAAATATTCTCAGGCAGTTTATGGTGTGATTGACATACCGTTACTGATTGAACAGCCTGAGTTTATGGTTTTGGCTAATCGTATTTTGGTTGTTGATACCTTGGAGCAAAATCAAATCGAACGGGTACGTCGCCGCAGCCACCTTGAAGATGCTGAAATAAGGCGTATTATGGCATCACAGGCATCACGAAAAGAAAAATTATTGGTTGCCGATGATGTCTTACCAAATAATGGTACGATTCAAGAGCTGACAGGTAAAGTTGATCGGTTACACTGTTATTATCAGGCGCGGTTTTTATATTTATCCAGAGTAAATCTATGATTCGTTTCGAGCATCCGCTTTCCGAGCGGGTACGCAGCTTTCTGCGGATAGAGCATTTGTTTAACCGCTTCCATTCCGAAAGTGAGCGGAAAGACAATAGCCCATGGCCGCACCATCTGGCTTTGTTTTCCCTGTTTGAAATTATGGAATGCGCTGGGCGGGCGGAATTAAAACTGGATATTTTGCAAGAGTTGGAACGACAGAAACAACTTTTATCCGATAGCCGTTTTCAAAACGAATCACCGGTGATTACAAAAGAGCGGCTACAGGAAGTAGCAGAAAATTTGCAAGGTGTACAGCAGAAATTTGGGCAGCATTTGCGTGAAAATGACTGGCTGATGGCGATTAAGCAGCGGATGATGGTGCCGGGTGGAACCAGCCCGTTTGATTTGTCTTCTTATTATTTCTGGCAGCAGTTGCCATGCGAGCACCGTTTACAGGATTTGCAACGGTGGATTGCCACCTTATTGCCGACCCGTGAAGCGATTCGTGTATTACTGGATATTTTAAGAGCGAATACGCGTGCAGTGGATTGCGTGGCACAAAAGGGTAATTATCAAAGAAATAGCTTGGCACAGAATATCCACATGCTGACGATTGAAGTGGACATTGAACACAAGGCATTGCCGGAAGTTTCGGCCAATAAATACATTACTCACATCCGTTTCTTAGAAGCTTCTCAGGAATATGCGCGCGGTAAACAACTAACACATGATGTGCCGTTTCAACTTATTATGTGTAGTTTTGATCCGATTTTAGAGTAAAAAATGAACCATCAAAAAATAAAAATTACCTGTCCGACCTGTCGAAAGCAGACAGAATGGCATCTGGATAACCCGTTTCGTCCGTTTTGCAGTGAGCGGTGCAAATTGATTGATTTGGGCGCGTGGGTGGATGAAGCATTTGCAATAGAGGCAGAAGAAGATTTTCAGGATTTATCGCCGAACTTTTAATAAATAATTCAATTAGATTGTTTAAAGGCTGAAGTGGCAATTCTATTAAGCTACTTCAGCCTATATTTTTGACCATAGTTTTACAGGGAAGCATGTTTCGAATATTTCAATCAAATCTATTTTTATAATCCTTTTATCATAAGAATTATAAGGTACGTTGTGTTTGAGTACGGCATGTTTTTATAGTTTATTGAAAAATATAAAATATTATTTATTTTAATTTAGGATATTAGGATGCTATTCCTCCAAAAATTAGTGGTTATTTTAATAACTGCTTTTTGATTTTAAGTTATGATGGTAATTAGGTTATTGTCAATATTTGCTAAGTTTTTATTTTTTAATTTTATAAAAGGATACGAAATGCTTTTTTCGTTATTAATGCAAGGTCGTTTATTGAAAATATTATCTGGGCTGGCTGTAATTCCCACAACAGCTCAAGCGGCACAATGTATGAATGCAGGGTTAGATGTTGTTGTACTTGGTTCAGGGGGGCCAGAATTGACTGATAAAAGAGCTTCTACCGGCTATTTGCTGAGGGAGAATGGTAAGGCTCGTTTTATAATTGATTTTGGTGCTGGGTCGTCGTTGAATTTTGAGCGGGCAAAAGGTGAAATTAAAGATTTGAATGCTTTATTATTTACCCATTTCCATGTTGACCATTCAAATGATTTGCCTGCTTTGGTTAAAGCCTCTTTTTTCTCAGACCGTAACCGAGATTTACCGATTTACGGGCCGACGGGAAATCATGTTATTCCTACTACTCCTGTATTTATTGAGCGGCATTTTAGTGAAAAAGGTGTTTACCCTTATCTATCGGACTTTCTCAGTGGAGAAGCGGCATTTTCATTAAAACCAATGGCTGTAAATGCTGATAAAAGTAAGCCTAGATTATTTCAAACCAAACTGAACGGCTTTACTTTGAAAGCTATTCCGATTGAACATGGATTAATGCCGTCTATTGGTTGGCGGATTGAAAAAGACGGTTGTGCTGTAACATTTTCCGGTGATACCAGCAATATAGGGAAAACATTGGATATTTTGGCTAAAGATACGGATATTTTTATTGCTCATAATGCCGTTCCTGAGAGCAGCACGGATAAAGTAGCCGTGAAATTACATATGAAGCCATCTGAGATCGGCCGGATTGCAAGAAATACAAACAGCCGTAGTGTGGTTTTATCTCATTTTATGCGTCGTACGGTCAATGTTAAACAGGATACTGCCAAGGCGGTTCGCAAACAATATCAGGGTAAGCTGGCTTTTGCCGAGGATTGTGATATTTTTTCATTGAAAAGTGGATTAAAAGTGGGTAGTTGTAAGCAATAAATTGTAGTTATGTTAATGATGGCGTAAGAATGTTGCCAGTTATATAGTAAAGGGTTTTATATATTTGTTTTTAGGGCATATTTAGCTAAAAATAAAAACGGCTTTCGTATATATCGAAAGCCGTTTTGGATAGGTTGGGTTGAGATGGTTAGCGTAATTCAGTATGAAGCCGGCTCAACCAAGTTGATGCATCGCGCCCTTGATAGGCTGTACCATCTTTATTTAATAGATGCAAACGGGTTCCGTTTGCAACCGGTTCAACATAAACGATTAATTCCGGCCGTTCTTGTTGTACCGGTTCGGCTGCTTTTTTTCTACCAAAGATACGTTTGAAAAAGCCGGGTTTTTTTTCGGTAACTGCTTGGCCTTCTTGAGGGGCAGGTTGAACCAACAATGCATGGCGTTCTGTATTTTGACCGATAACGGTTAAGCCGATGCGGTCAAGTGCCAATGCGGTACGGCGCCAGTTTCGTTCATAGTTACCTTGTAACAACAGCGTATTGCCTTCGAGCTTAGCTAAATCAGAAGCAGTGCGTGATGTTGCGGCGACGCTATTTCCCAAAGCTTGTTCAGTTTGTGCGGCATCTACACCCAAGTATTGCATAAAGCGGGCAAGGAACGCAGCTTCAAGATTAGGGTTATTGGGGCGGGGCTGCCACATGGTCGTGTCTTCATTTTTATCGGCATAAACTTCTATCATGCCTTTATGGGCAAAGAATACATCGGTCGTATTGTTTCTACCTTGCTCGACACGGATAATAAATTTATCGCGCTCACCCGTAGAATAAATACCACCTAAGCCGACACGCTCAAACAAACGGCGCAGGCCGTCTTGCGGGATTTTGGCACGGTTTTCGGCCCATTCGGTTTCCATTTGACCGATAGCCGGTTCTTCCGATTGGATGTTAAAGCCGTTTTCCTGCCAGAATACTTTCAGCAACGGCCAAATTTCAGCAGGTTGTTTTCCGTCGATAACCAACCAGCGTTGGCTGCCGTCACGCTCTAAATGAACGCCTTTGACATTTTGTAACACGGTTTGGTTGGCAGGTTGTTGTACATTACTTCTACGATTCAGATCGCTGGCACGTACGGCACCGCTGCCGGCCGGGATGTTATACATATTGCCTTGGTCGGGATTTGTCAGATCAGGTGGGACTTCAAGGCTGACAATCTTACGGGTTTGGCTTTGATAATCCAGTTGGGGTTGTTCTTGTTTGTTGCTTGAGCAGGCTGCAAGGCTGATAAGTGCAGTGGTTAATATTACCGGTTTGATACGGTTCATACGGTTATTCCTATATTCCTATGGTTAAATCAGTTTGGCTTTTTTCAAGGCGTTATATACTTTGTCTTGGCCGTCTGAAGAAAGTTCAACAATGGGTAGGCGGACACAATGGTTGCATTTGCCTAATTGGGCAAGCGCCCATTTAGGTGCTGCCGGACTAGGTTCGCAAAACATAACGTCATAAATGGGAATCAATTGCTTGTTTAATAAACGTGCTTGAGCATTATTGCCGGCAACCGCTTCGTGGCACATTTGGGCAAATTCTTTAGGAGCGACATTGGCAGCCACACTGATGACACCGTCGCCGCCACACAGCATAAACGCTAATGCAGTAGGGTCGTCACCTGAATAAACGGCAAAGTCGTCGGGTACTTGGTTAATCAGATCGGTTTCGCGGGCGATATCGCCACTGGCTTCTTTTACGCCGATAATATTGGGAATTTTAGCCAGTCTTAAAATGGTTTCATTGCTCATATTCACAACGGTGCGACCAGGCACGTTGTAGAGAATCATGGGAATGGATGTAGCCTCGGCGATGGCTTTGAAATGCCGATACATGCCTTCTTGAGAAGGTTTGTTGTAGTAGGGAACAACAGAAAGGGTATAGTCTGCCCCTAAACGTTCGGTGGCTTTGGAAAGCTCAATGGCTTCGGCAGTGTTGTTGGCACCGGTGCCGGCAATAACGGGAATGCGTTTATTGGTATGACGGACAGTGGCTTCGATAACGGCCAAATGTTCTTCAACCGGTAAGGTCGCGCTTTCTCCGGTTGTACCTACGGCAACAATGGCATCGGTTCCGTTTTCTATATGCCAGTCGATGAGGATTCTGAGTTGGTCGAAATTGACGCTGCCATCCTGATTCATGGGGGTAACCAGAGCAACCACACTGCCTTTTAACATGGTAAAGCCTTTATTTCTCAAACGTTCGGTAAAATTAGGCTGATTGTAGCCTACTTTGTAATTGATGTGAAACATTGATTACAGACGGCCTGAAAAGGTTTGCAAAGGTTTTTGAGGCCGTCTGAAAGCTGATATCCGTCTTCAGACGGCCTCCTGTCTATGCTGTTATGCTGAACAGGCAATGCTTTTTCAGTAGTGCGATGGTAATGAAAATTGAAGTAGGCGGCCAAATTGCTTACAATCCATGCTTACATTTTTTATCGTTCGATTACATATAACCGAAAACCTGATGCCTGATAAACCGTGTGATACCCGCACCGTTAGCTCGGTTTTCTATATGTTGGGTTCGAATTATCGAATTTAAATATGAAAAGGAATGGACTATGGCTGCTGTGCCGAATTCGAAAAACCACGATATGGATTTGGTTTACCGGTTAGAAGACAAACCACCGTTTGCGAATGCACTTCTTAGCGCCATCACGCATTTATTGGCGATTTTTGTGCCGATGATTACACCGGCGTTGATTGTCGGCGGGGCGTTGAAATTACCGCCTGAGATGACGGCATATCTGGTGTCGATGGCGATGGTGGCTTCGGGTATCGGCACCTTTCTTCAGGTGAACCGCTTCGGACCGGTCGGGTCAGGGTTGTTGTCGATTCAATCGGTGAACTTCTCTTTTGTCGGTGTGATGATTTCTTTGGGTTTGGGTATGCAGGAGCAGGGGCTGGACGAACATGCCATGGTGTCGGCACTATTGGGCGTGGCTTTTGTTGGCGCTTTTTTGGTAGCCGGTTCGGCATGGTTGCTGCCTTATCTGAAAAAAGTGATTACACCGACGGTGAGCGGTGTGGTAGTGATGATGATCGGTTTGAGCCTGATTGGCGTGGCGATTACTGAATTCGGCGGCGGTTTTGCCGCGATGGGTAATAACACATTCGGCTCTTGGCAAAATATTGCATTGGCGGCATTTGTGTTGGCGGTGGTGCTGTTTTTCAACAGTCTGAAAAACCCGTTATTACGCATGAGCGGCATTGCGGTGGGCATGATTGCCGGCTATGTGGTGGCTTTATTTTTGGGTATGGTGGATTTTTCCGTATTAAACGATTTGCCGCTGATTACCGTGCCGGTGCCGTTTAAGTATGGTTTTGATTTTCAATGGACCGCATTTCTGGTGGCAGGCTTGGTGTATCTGTTGAGTATTTTTGAGGCAGTCGGCGACTTAACGGCAACGGCAATGGTATCCGGTGAGGATTATGAGGGGGAAGAATTTCGGAAACGTCTGCGTGGTGGCGTGTTGGCCGACGGCTTGGTTTCCGTGATTGCGACGGCACTCGGTTCGCTTCCATTGACAACGTTTGCCCAAAATAACGGCGTGATTCAGATGACGGGTGTGGCTTCGCGTCATGTCGGCAAATATATTGCGGTGATTTTGGTATTGCTGGGTTTGTTTCCTGTGGTTGGTCGTGCTTTTACAACGATTCCGAGCCCTGTGATTGGCGGTGCGATGGTATTGATGTTCGGCCTGATTGCCATTGCCGGCGTACGGATTATTATGACCAACGGTATTAACCGCAGGGAAGCGGTGATTGCGGCTACTTCTATCGGATTGGGTTTGGGGGTGAGCTTCAAGCCGGAAGTGTTTGCCCTGCTGCCGTTGAAAGAGCTTTTCCAAAATCCGATTTGTATGGGCGGCGTAGCGGCTTTACTGATGAATCTGATTATGCCGCGTGATCACGGTGAAAAAGTATATCTGACGGATGATTCGGATATTTGATTCGATAGGCAATAAAAAAGCCGTCTGAAACAATTTTCAGACGGCTTTTTTATTGCCTATCGCACTGGCTATTTGGAGGGGTGGTTAAGCTCATATACCGTGGTTTCGGGGCGCATCTCTACACTGTCTCGATAGCCTTCTTTAACACAGGCGGGATTGCCTAAACCATAACATGTTTCGGGTGATGTGCCAGTGTAATATTCCTCAAGGGTTGAGCAGGCTGAGAGTGATAATAATGTGGCTAGACTTAAGAATAAATATCTCATTTTTATAACTTTATTTAAGTATGGGATTGTAAGAAATAAAAAAAGCTTTAAGAATTCAGTAAAAAATAATTTATTCTTTACGCAATGCCTTGGGTAATACAAACACAATGCTTTCTTCTACGCCTTCGCCTTCGCGTACGGTATCGTGTCCCCAGCTTTGAATGGTTTCAATCACTTCCTGTACCAAAACTTCCGGTGCCGACGCACCGGCGGTCACGCCGACACGGCTTTTGTTTTCAAACCATTCGCGTTGCAGATAGCCGGCATTGTCGACCATATAAGCATCAACACCGCGTAAAGCTGCCACTTCGCGCAAACGGTTGCTGTTGGAGGAATTGGGCGAGCCGACTACAATCACAATATCGCATTCAGCGGCCAATTCTTTGACCGCTTCCTGACGGTTGGTGGTGGCATAGCAGATATCTTCTTTATGCGGGCTGCGGATATTCGGAAAGCGTGCTTGCAAAGCTTCGATAATATCGCGTGTTTCGTCTACCGATAAGGTGGTTTGGCTGACATGGGCGAGCTTGTCGGCATTGCGTACGTTTAACCGGGCAACATCATCTACAGTTTCTACCAGCAGCATAGAATCTTTCGGCAATTGCCCCATCGTGCCTTCTACTTCGGGGTGTCCCGCATGGCCGATCATAATAATCTGATAACCTTGTGCATCTAAGCGGGAAACTTCTTTGTGTACTTTCGTAACCAGCGGACAGGTTGCATCGAATACCTGAAAACCGCGTTCGGCCGCTTCATCTTGAACGGCTTTGGAAACGCCGTGTGCCGAATAAATCAGCGTCGCCCCTTCCGGCACGTCGGCTAAATCTTCGATAAAAATAGCGCCTTTTTCACGCAGGTTGTCGACAACGAATTTATTGTGCACCACTTCGTGGCGTACATAAATCGGTGCGCCGAATTCTTCCAGCGCACGTTCCACAATACTGATGGCGCGATCCACGCCGGCACAAAAGCCGCGCGGGTTGGCTAAAATAATGGTTTTTTTCATCATAAAATTTTCATTAAACGTCTTTTCAGACGGCCTCTTGAGTTTGTGTATCGTTTTTCTTATGTTTAAAGCCGTCTAAAACCAATAGAACGGCACCGACGCAAATAAAGCTATCGGCAATATTGAAAGCCGGATAATACCAGTCTTTCCAATAAAACAATAAAAAATCAACTACATGGCCGTAAAACAAACGGTCGATAACATTGCCGAAAGCGCCGCCGATAACCATAGCAGCTCCGATTTTTCCCCAAGAGCCAAAGTCATCTTTAATAATGGCCCGTGCCAAATAAAGGCTGATAACAACAGCTAAGGCCAGAAAAAAATATTTTTGCCAGCCGCCGGCATCGGCCAAAAAGCTGAATGCGGCACCGGTGTTGTAAACCAAAGTCAGGTCAAAAAAATCGGGGATAATATTAAGGCGTTCGGCGAATTGAAAATTTTTCAATACGGCCAGTTTGGTGATTTGGTCGAGCACAATGGCAACAGCGGCCAACAGCCAGTATCGGATTTTAGAAGGTTTCTGAGTGGTCATGCGTATGTTGTGATGTGGATAACAAAAAACGCATTTTACCCGAATCACAAGGCGGCGTGGTCGATTTGCACTTTATTCTAAAATAATCTTACCAATCCGCTTGATTTATCCGCTTTACACGCCATGTGTTTCAGACGGCCTTTAGGTATAATCCGAACCATACGTTATCGCTGTTTATTTAAACAGGCCGTCTGAAACACTTCAAACAGGAAACCGATATGACTGCTGCACCGGAAGCCAAATACACCGAAGAAACCGTATTATGGGTAAAACACCACACTCCAAAACTAATGACTTTTGCCATTACCCGCCCTGAGGCCTACCGTTTTGCCGCCGGCCAATTTTCGCGCTTGGGATTTCACGACGGCGAAGGCTTTATCTGGCGTGCGTATTCGGTGGTTTCAGCAGAGTATGCGGATACTTTGGAATATTTTGCAGTTTTGATTGAAAACGGCTCAATGTCTGCCAAGCTGGCTGTTTTAAAAGAGGGCGACAAAATACTATTGGATAAAACCGCGACCGGCTTTTTGCTGCCCGAACGCTTCCCCGATGGCAAGGATTTGATTTTGCTGTGTACCGGTTCAGGTATCGCACCGTTTTTATCGATTTTGGAGCAGCCCGAAATTTGGCAGCGGTTCGAACATATCAGATTGGCACATTCCGTTTCTTATGCCGACGAGTTGATTTTTAGCGACCGTATTGCCGCTTTGGCGGAGCACCCGCTGATTGACGAACATTTCCACAAACTGCACTTTGTGCCTGTGGTTACACGCGAAGCTGCCGATGGTGCGCTTGGCAAACGGCTGCCGGAGTTGTTGCGAAACGGCGAACTTTCCGATGCCATGAAGCTGACGTTTACACCGGAAGATACCCGCTTTATGGTATGCGGCAATCCCGCTATGGTGAAAGATACTTTCCAAGCCCTGATGGATATGGGTTTTGCCATGCACCGTAACCGTGTTCCGGGGCAGATTATGATGGAAAACGGGTTTTAAATTGGGAAAATCGCGTAACGAATAGATGGGTTTGTTTCGCAAACATTAAATTTATCGGGCATTGCTATACGAATTATTATCCGTATAGAAATGCCCGATAGCTTATTGGGTGCGTATATTTAAAAAATTAAAACCCTATTTTTAAAGTGCAAACTCCGCCCAAACCGGCGCATGGTCGCTGGGGCGTTCTTGGGCACGGGCTTCTAAATCGACCTGTACGTCTTGCAGGCTGTCGCGCAGGGCAGGGGTGACCAATAAATGATCGATACGCAGCCCCTGTTTGCGTTGGAACATAGCGCCCCGATAATCCCACCATGTATACATCACCTCTTCGGGATAGCGGTGGCGCTGGCTGTCGGTTAAGCCTAAATCCAGCAGTTTTTGGAACCATGAACGTTCGATGCTGGTGCAGTGGATTTTTTCATGCCATTTTTCAGGGTCGTAGCAATCCAAATCGGTCGGGGCGATATTGAAATCGCCGAGTAAGATTAATTTTTCATGCTGTGCCATTTGGTCGCGCACAAATTCTGTGAGTGCTTCGAACCATTGTTTTTTATATTGGAATTTCGGGCTGTCGGGCGATTCGCCGTTCACACAATAGACATTAATCACGCGTACGCCGCCGATGGTGGCGGTAATCACGCGCCGTTGCGGGTCGTCGGGTAGGGCGGGCAGGCCGACAATCACATCTTGCGGCTGCTCTTTGCTGATAATGGCCACGCCGTTATAGGTTTTTTGCCCGCTCCAAACGGTTTGCCAGCCGCCCATTTGAAAAACGGCGGCGGGGTATTTGTCTTGATCGAGTTTTAATTCTTGCAAAACAAGAATATCGGGGCTGTGTTGTTGCAGCCAGTCTTGCACTTGCGGCAGGCGGACATTGAGGGAATTAACATTCCAAGTGGCAATTTTCATTGAATCGGTTCGCAATCTTGTTTATGTTGTTTCAGACGGCCCTTTCGGGTTTTGTAGCTCCCGAATGGTTTTTAAGACATTGATAATCAGTGGTGACACCAGCCGATACTCTATCACACGGTGATAGCGAGTGAAATCTACCACGCCGCCACTGCGTAGTTTATTTAAATGATTGGATACGGATGTAACGTGTGTATCGGTTGCTTGTGCGATTTCCGCTGCACTAAGCTCACTTTCCAACAGCAGCAAAACAATATCCAACCGTTGCGGATTGGCGATTAATTTGAGCTGTGAGGCCACGTTTGATGTGTGTTGCAATGATGTTTCCATAGTTATAGTTAACCTTGGTGTTTTGCTTATTTATACCAACCTGCTTCAAAAAAAACAACCTTTTAAATAAATATACTACATTTAATTTACTGCTGTGGTAAGCGGTTTAACATTGAGGCTATAAATAAAGTTACCATAATGTTTTTTTATTATAGTCTTAAACTATCTATTCTATACATTATGCAATTTCTGCTTTACTCTGCCTTTTAATTTGAGGCAACGGTACTATATACTTTTGCAAATACCGTAAAAATGACCGTTCAGACGGCTTGTAGTTAAGAGAGGCCGTCTGAAACCATGAAAAGGAAAAACATGAGCAACGTATTATTGAATCTGGGCGACGAACCCCGTTATCCGGATATTCAAACCACCGATATCCGTCCGGCGATGGAAGCCGTTATGAACGAGGCGCGGGCGGGAATTGCGGCGATTAAGGCGCAAAGTGAAATCACTTGGGCGAATACGGTAGAACCGTTAACCGATATTACCGAACGGGTCGGCCGTATTTGGGGAGTGGTGGCGCATTTGAATTCGGTTGCCGATACGCCCGAACTGCGTGCCGTTTATAACGAATTAATGCCGGAAGTGACGGTATTTTTTACGGAAATCGGGCAGGATATCGAGCTTTACGAGCGCTTTAAAGCCATTAAAGCATCCTCAGAATTCGCCAAACTGGAGGCCGCGCAACAAACCAAACTGAATCATGATTTGCGTGATTTTGTCTTGAGCGGTGCGGAATTACCGCCGGAACAACAAGAGGCATTTGCTCAATTGCAAACCAAAAGTGCCCAATTAGGCGCGCAATTTTCCCAAAATGTTTTAGACGCAACCGATGCCTTCGCCCTTTATTTTGACAATGCGGACGCGCTTGCCGGTTTGCCGGAAGATGCCTTGGCTATGTTTGCCGCCGCAGCGCAGGCAGAGGACAAAGAAGGTTATAAAATCGGTTTGCAAATGCCGCACTATATTGCCGTGATGCAATATGCCGATAACCGCGAACTACGTGAGAAGCTATACCATGCGTATGTTACCCGTGCCAGTGAGCTGGGCGATGGTCAATTCGATAATACCGACAATATCAACCGCCGTTTGGAAGTGGCTTTGGAGGAGGCGCAATTATTGGGCTTTAAGAATTTTGCCGAGCTGTCGCTATACACCAAAATGGCCGATACGCCCGAACAAGTCTTGGATTTCCTGCATGACCTAGCCCGCCGCGCCAAACCGTTTGCCGAAAAAGACCTGGCCGAAGTGCAAGCCTTTGCCCGCGAAAATTTGGGTATTGCCGAGCCGCAAGCATGGGATTTGAGCTATGCCAGTGAAAAGCTCCGTCAGGCCA
Proteins encoded in this region:
- a CDS encoding DNA gyrase inhibitor YacG, coding for MNHQKIKITCPTCRKQTEWHLDNPFRPFCSERCKLIDLGAWVDEAFAIEAEEDFQDLSPNF
- the coaE gene encoding dephospho-CoA kinase (Dephospho-CoA kinase (CoaE) performs the final step in coenzyme A biosynthesis.), which translates into the protein MAYWVGLTGGIGSGKSQVAAAFADAGVPVIDADVISRSLTADNGKALPEIRTQFGDDIFDQDGRLNRAQLRDLVFRRPEAKQQLEALMFPLILSEIKQQQQKYSQAVYGVIDIPLLIEQPEFMVLANRILVVDTLEQNQIERVRRRSHLEDAEIRRIMASQASRKEKLLVADDVLPNNGTIQELTGKVDRLHCYYQARFLYLSRVNL
- the zapD gene encoding cell division protein ZapD, translating into MIRFEHPLSERVRSFLRIEHLFNRFHSESERKDNSPWPHHLALFSLFEIMECAGRAELKLDILQELERQKQLLSDSRFQNESPVITKERLQEVAENLQGVQQKFGQHLRENDWLMAIKQRMMVPGGTSPFDLSSYYFWQQLPCEHRLQDLQRWIATLLPTREAIRVLLDILRANTRAVDCVAQKGNYQRNSLAQNIHMLTIEVDIEHKALPEVSANKYITHIRFLEASQEYARGKQLTHDVPFQLIMCSFDPILE
- a CDS encoding prepilin peptidase translates to MLQAFNELAPFVVPLSILFGLLVGSFLNVVIYRVPVMMERSWTVFAKEHLGMQATEEELRPFNLIKPDSRCPKCESPVKPWQNIPVISYLLLRGRCGTCKTPISKRYPAIELLTALLFGIVAWRYGWSMVTLGGLLFTAMLVALTFIDADTQYLPDQLTLPLIWIGLLFNLNGAFVPLYSAVLGAFWGYMALWLLCYIYKLLTGKIGMGGGDFKLLAALGAWLGVGILPVLVFMSAFIGIIMAVIMKVAKGQQFAFGPSLAIAGWIIFIANDEVMALVRWWLNSSGF
- a CDS encoding MBL fold metallo-hydrolase, producing MLFSLLMQGRLLKILSGLAVIPTTAQAAQCMNAGLDVVVLGSGGPELTDKRASTGYLLRENGKARFIIDFGAGSSLNFERAKGEIKDLNALLFTHFHVDHSNDLPALVKASFFSDRNRDLPIYGPTGNHVIPTTPVFIERHFSEKGVYPYLSDFLSGEAAFSLKPMAVNADKSKPRLFQTKLNGFTLKAIPIEHGLMPSIGWRIEKDGCAVTFSGDTSNIGKTLDILAKDTDIFIAHNAVPESSTDKVAVKLHMKPSEIGRIARNTNSRSVVLSHFMRRTVNVKQDTAKAVRKQYQGKLAFAEDCDIFSLKSGLKVGSCKQ
- the dapA gene encoding 4-hydroxy-tetrahydrodipicolinate synthase, coding for MLKGSVVALVTPMNQDGSVNFDQLRILIDWHIENGTDAIVAVGTTGESATLPVEEHLAVIEATVRHTNKRIPVIAGTGANNTAEAIELSKATERLGADYTLSVVPYYNKPSQEGMYRHFKAIAEATSIPMILYNVPGRTVVNMSNETILRLAKIPNIIGVKEASGDIARETDLINQVPDDFAVYSGDDPTALAFMLCGGDGVISVAANVAPKEFAQMCHEAVAGNNAQARLLNKQLIPIYDVMFCEPSPAAPKWALAQLGKCNHCVRLPIVELSSDGQDKVYNALKKAKLI
- the bamC gene encoding outer membrane protein assembly factor BamC, coding for MNRIKPVILTTALISLAACSSNKQEQPQLDYQSQTRKIVSLEVPPDLTNPDQGNMYNIPAGSGAVRASDLNRRSNVQQPANQTVLQNVKGVHLERDGSQRWLVIDGKQPAEIWPLLKVFWQENGFNIQSEEPAIGQMETEWAENRAKIPQDGLRRLFERVGLGGIYSTGERDKFIIRVEQGRNNTTDVFFAHKGMIEVYADKNEDTTMWQPRPNNPNLEAAFLARFMQYLGVDAAQTEQALGNSVAATSRTASDLAKLEGNTLLLQGNYERNWRRTALALDRIGLTVIGQNTERHALLVQPAPQEGQAVTEKKPGFFKRIFGRKKAAEPVQQERPELIVYVEPVANGTRLHLLNKDGTAYQGRDASTWLSRLHTELR
- a CDS encoding nucleobase:cation symporter-2 family protein; the protein is MAAVPNSKNHDMDLVYRLEDKPPFANALLSAITHLLAIFVPMITPALIVGGALKLPPEMTAYLVSMAMVASGIGTFLQVNRFGPVGSGLLSIQSVNFSFVGVMISLGLGMQEQGLDEHAMVSALLGVAFVGAFLVAGSAWLLPYLKKVITPTVSGVVVMMIGLSLIGVAITEFGGGFAAMGNNTFGSWQNIALAAFVLAVVLFFNSLKNPLLRMSGIAVGMIAGYVVALFLGMVDFSVLNDLPLITVPVPFKYGFDFQWTAFLVAGLVYLLSIFEAVGDLTATAMVSGEDYEGEEFRKRLRGGVLADGLVSVIATALGSLPLTTFAQNNGVIQMTGVASRHVGKYIAVILVLLGLFPVVGRAFTTIPSPVIGGAMVLMFGLIAIAGVRIIMTNGINRREAVIAATSIGLGLGVSFKPEVFALLPLKELFQNPICMGGVAALLMNLIMPRDHGEKVYLTDDSDI